A section of the Nitrospirota bacterium genome encodes:
- a CDS encoding zinc dependent phospholipase C family protein: MFIVCLLSFLFLPSIVHAWGPLTHVYLGNQIIDFGAAAIPPVIYGVIKKFKNDFLYGNLSADIILGRKFQGFEKNSHSWDIAWKLLEISKTDRQKAFAYGYLTHLCADTVVHNLKGPRQPFKHSIIEVKADSIVNKKYSKILKGLDKIMQKKNDVVLEDTLESLIFSFKTNKRIFKGFLLLSGLPNYRPVSNFINKRLPYEIPVVDIYDFRQESLRRMFELLKNGRDSDVLKEHPLGSISKRFS, encoded by the coding sequence ATGTTTATAGTCTGCCTATTATCATTTCTTTTTCTCCCGTCCATTGTCCATGCATGGGGTCCTCTTACTCATGTTTATCTCGGCAACCAGATAATAGACTTTGGCGCTGCTGCTATCCCGCCTGTTATTTACGGCGTAATAAAGAAATTTAAAAATGATTTTTTGTATGGAAACTTAAGCGCCGATATAATTCTCGGCAGAAAATTTCAGGGTTTTGAAAAAAATTCCCATAGCTGGGACATTGCATGGAAGCTTCTTGAGATTTCAAAAACAGACAGGCAAAAGGCCTTTGCCTACGGCTATCTTACTCACCTGTGCGCAGACACCGTGGTCCACAACCTTAAAGGTCCAAGACAGCCGTTCAAGCATTCTATCATAGAGGTCAAGGCAGACAGCATTGTCAACAAAAAATACAGCAAAATACTGAAGGGCCTTGACAAAATAATGCAAAAGAAAAACGATGTAGTTCTTGAAGACACGCTCGAGAGCCTGATTTTTTCATTTAAAACCAATAAGAGAATATTCAAAGGGTTTCTTCTTTTATCCGGACTCCCAAATTACCGTCCCGTATCCAATTTTATTAATAAACGCCTCCCCTACGAAATTCCTGTTGTTGACATTTATGACTTTCGGCAGGAATCGCTCCGCAGGATGTTTGAGCTATTGAAAAACGGCAGGGATTCAGACGTGCTGAAAGAGCATCCGCTCGGAAGCATCAGCAAGAGATTCTCATAA
- a CDS encoding aminoacyl-tRNA hydrolase — translation MWLIVGLGNPGRAYSKTRHNLGYMVIDALAVKFSIPLDRETKNCIYGKGTIAGKDVILAKPITFMNKSGAAVASLLKKFMRIENIVVLHDDLDINAGRLKIRENGSSAGHRGIESIIESTAENFIRLKIGIGRPESISPEEYVLKNFSKQESPLVKKTIDRAVDAVEAIIDKGISYAQNKFHKEQHL, via the coding sequence ATGTGGCTTATAGTTGGTCTCGGGAATCCCGGCAGGGCTTATTCAAAAACAAGGCATAACCTTGGCTATATGGTCATTGACGCCCTTGCCGTCAAATTTTCCATCCCGTTAGACCGGGAAACAAAAAACTGCATTTACGGCAAAGGCACAATTGCCGGCAAAGACGTAATCCTTGCCAAGCCGATTACGTTCATGAACAAAAGCGGAGCTGCAGTTGCCTCCCTCCTTAAAAAATTCATGCGCATTGAAAACATCGTTGTACTTCACGACGACCTTGATATAAATGCAGGCCGGCTCAAAATCAGGGAAAATGGTTCATCAGCCGGGCACAGAGGCATTGAATCAATTATAGAAAGCACAGCAGAAAACTTTATACGGCTGAAAATAGGAATCGGCAGGCCTGAATCCATCAGTCCTGAAGAGTATGTGCTGAAGAATTTCAGCAAGCAGGAATCCCCGCTTGTTAAAAAAACAATAGACAGGGCAGTTGATGCGGTAGAGGCAATTATTGATAAGGGTATTTCTTATGCCCAAAATAAGTTTCACAAAGAACAACATCTATAA
- a CDS encoding 50S ribosomal protein L25, producing the protein MEKITLKAEKRIETGKGAARSLRRQGLLPAVLYIGSGSTPIKLNRKEIAKLMSSGTAERTLITMELKNNGGTTEHLSLIKDYHVDPIRNELLHVDFMEISMEKKIKITIPVIITKEPVGIKKGGIMQQILREIPIECLPTSFPDKIEIDASALEIGHSLHVSDIAVQEGIKILSDYHAVIVTVSAPAVEEVAPVAVAAPVEGAPAEPELIKKTKTKEEAAEEEAKPQKEQKTQKEK; encoded by the coding sequence ATGGAAAAAATCACACTTAAAGCAGAGAAAAGAATAGAGACAGGCAAAGGCGCAGCGAGAAGCCTCAGGAGACAGGGCCTGCTCCCGGCGGTGCTTTATATAGGAAGCGGTTCAACGCCTATAAAACTCAACCGCAAAGAGATTGCAAAATTGATGTCTTCAGGCACTGCAGAACGCACCCTGATTACAATGGAATTAAAAAACAACGGCGGCACAACAGAACATTTATCTTTAATTAAGGATTACCATGTGGATCCTATAAGAAATGAACTGCTGCATGTTGACTTCATGGAAATTTCCATGGAAAAGAAAATCAAGATAACAATCCCGGTTATTATCACAAAAGAGCCTGTAGGAATTAAAAAAGGCGGTATAATGCAGCAAATCCTGAGAGAGATTCCGATAGAATGCCTGCCTACAAGCTTCCCTGACAAGATTGAAATTGATGCATCGGCATTGGAAATTGGCCATTCCCTTCATGTAAGCGACATTGCAGTTCAGGAAGGGATAAAAATACTGTCTGACTACCATGCGGTTATCGTAACCGTAAGCGCCCCTGCGGTAGAAGAGGTTGCGCCTGTTGCAGTGGCAGCGCCTGTTGAGGGAGCGCCTGCCGAGCCCGAATTGATAAAAAAGACTAAGACAAAAGAAGAGGCGGCTGAAGAGGAAGCAAAACCCCAAAAAGAACAGAAAACACAAAAAGAAAAATAA